From a region of the Salvelinus fontinalis isolate EN_2023a chromosome 13, ASM2944872v1, whole genome shotgun sequence genome:
- the LOC129868647 gene encoding CUE domain-containing protein 1-like isoform X1 — MMTSLFRRRNSGNHGDVASHSDSPVPAELNNSNPSGGGRTVRRLEFNQAMEDFRTMFPSMEQEVIECVLRANHGAVDSTIDQLLQMSLDGHGSDDSSDLEDSIPPEILERTLEPDSSDEEPPPVYSPPSYDMHIYDRKYPDQVLPTASPPPSFDASQSRPCQPPPGPHPPASQRQIGSYRNWNPPLLGNLPDDFLRILPQQLDSLPRSHSSLTPTSLTQPSCSSSLLSMTQQVEPGAGAAARAGQVGMETDQERKMKQYLEDESIALFLQNEEFMRELQRNREFLIALERDRLQYESKASKSHHSPAFMGTSTPGDNCASGSGEACTNVTDDALFRDKLKHMGKSTRKKLFEIARAFSENTRRKKTKRRALMKHHSLGNAASTANLLEDEEAGHLSEEDSMLKRPGPQEEEVPQQEVL, encoded by the exons ATGATGACCAGCCTGTTCCGCCGCCGCAACAGTGGTAACCATGGTGACGTGGCGTCGCACAGCGACAGCCCAGTCCCAGCTGAACTCAACAACAGTAATCCCAGTGGGGGTGGGCGAACGGTGCGGCGTCTGGAGTTCAACCAGGCTATGGAGGACTTCAGGACTATGTTCCCCAGCATGGAGCAGGAGGTGATAGAGTGTGTGCTGCGGGCCAACCACGGAGCCGTGGACTCCACTATTGACCAGCTGCTCCAGATGAGCCTGGACGGACACGGCTCTGACGACAGCTCCGACTTAGAGGACAGCATCCCCCCTGAG ATCCTGGAGCGGACTTTGGAGCCGGACAGCTCTGACGAGGAGCCCCCGCCGGTCTACTCTCCGCCCTCCTATGACATGCACATCTACGACAGGAAGTACCCAGATCAGGTCCTGCCCACAGCATCACCACCACCCAG CTTTGATGCCAGTCAATCCCGTCCCTGCCAGCCCCCTCCTGGTCCACACCCTCCTGCCAGTCAAAGGCAGATTGGAAGTTACAGGAACTGGAACCCACCGTTACTAGGCAACCTCCCTGATGATTTCCTCCGGATCCTGCCTCAGCAGCTGGACAGTCTGCCA CGCTCTCACAGCAGCCTAACGCCGACTAGTCTGACCCAGCcctcctgctcttcctccctGTTGTCCATGACGCAGCAGGTTGAGCCTGGGGCTGGGGCGGCGGCCAGGGCAGGCCAGGTTGGCATGGAGACGGACCAGGAGAGAAAGATGAAGCAGTACTTGGAGGATGAGAGCATAGCCCTCTTCCTGCAGAACGAGGAGTTTATGAGGGAGCTGCAGCGCAACCGCGAGTTCCTCATCGCCCTTGAGAGAG ATCGGCTGCAGTATGAGTCAAAGGCATCCAAGTCCCATCATTCACCAGCTTTCATGGGGACGTCCACTCCAG GAGATAATTGTGCCTCAGGCTCTGGGGAGGCCTGCACCAATGTTACTGATGACGCCTTGTTCCGTGACAAACTCAAGCACATGGGCAAAT CTACGCGAAAGAAGCTTTTTGAAATCGCTAGAGCTTTCTCTGAAAACACCCGAAGAAAAAAAACGAAAAGGAGAGCCCTCATGAAACATCATTC ACTGGGTAATGCTGCCTCCACTGCCAACCTCTTGGAAGATGAAGAAGCTGGACACCTGAGTG AGGAGGACAGCATGCTCAAGAGACCAGGCCCTCAGGAAGAGGAGGTGCCCCAACAGGAAGTGTTATG A
- the LOC129868647 gene encoding CUE domain-containing protein 1-like isoform X2, whose product MMTSLFRRRNSGNHGDVASHSDSPVPAELNNSNPSGGGRTVRRLEFNQAMEDFRTMFPSMEQEVIECVLRANHGAVDSTIDQLLQMSLDGHGSDDSSDLEDSIPPEILERTLEPDSSDEEPPPVYSPPSYDMHIYDRKYPDQVLPTASPPPSFDASQSRPCQPPPGPHPPASQRQIGSYRNWNPPLLGNLPDDFLRILPQQLDSLPRSHSSLTPTSLTQPSCSSSLLSMTQQVEPGAGAAARAGQVGMETDQERKMKQYLEDESIALFLQNEEFMRELQRNREFLIALERGDNCASGSGEACTNVTDDALFRDKLKHMGKSTRKKLFEIARAFSENTRRKKTKRRALMKHHSLGNAASTANLLEDEEAGHLSEEDSMLKRPGPQEEEVPQQEVL is encoded by the exons ATGATGACCAGCCTGTTCCGCCGCCGCAACAGTGGTAACCATGGTGACGTGGCGTCGCACAGCGACAGCCCAGTCCCAGCTGAACTCAACAACAGTAATCCCAGTGGGGGTGGGCGAACGGTGCGGCGTCTGGAGTTCAACCAGGCTATGGAGGACTTCAGGACTATGTTCCCCAGCATGGAGCAGGAGGTGATAGAGTGTGTGCTGCGGGCCAACCACGGAGCCGTGGACTCCACTATTGACCAGCTGCTCCAGATGAGCCTGGACGGACACGGCTCTGACGACAGCTCCGACTTAGAGGACAGCATCCCCCCTGAG ATCCTGGAGCGGACTTTGGAGCCGGACAGCTCTGACGAGGAGCCCCCGCCGGTCTACTCTCCGCCCTCCTATGACATGCACATCTACGACAGGAAGTACCCAGATCAGGTCCTGCCCACAGCATCACCACCACCCAG CTTTGATGCCAGTCAATCCCGTCCCTGCCAGCCCCCTCCTGGTCCACACCCTCCTGCCAGTCAAAGGCAGATTGGAAGTTACAGGAACTGGAACCCACCGTTACTAGGCAACCTCCCTGATGATTTCCTCCGGATCCTGCCTCAGCAGCTGGACAGTCTGCCA CGCTCTCACAGCAGCCTAACGCCGACTAGTCTGACCCAGCcctcctgctcttcctccctGTTGTCCATGACGCAGCAGGTTGAGCCTGGGGCTGGGGCGGCGGCCAGGGCAGGCCAGGTTGGCATGGAGACGGACCAGGAGAGAAAGATGAAGCAGTACTTGGAGGATGAGAGCATAGCCCTCTTCCTGCAGAACGAGGAGTTTATGAGGGAGCTGCAGCGCAACCGCGAGTTCCTCATCGCCCTTGAGAGAG GAGATAATTGTGCCTCAGGCTCTGGGGAGGCCTGCACCAATGTTACTGATGACGCCTTGTTCCGTGACAAACTCAAGCACATGGGCAAAT CTACGCGAAAGAAGCTTTTTGAAATCGCTAGAGCTTTCTCTGAAAACACCCGAAGAAAAAAAACGAAAAGGAGAGCCCTCATGAAACATCATTC ACTGGGTAATGCTGCCTCCACTGCCAACCTCTTGGAAGATGAAGAAGCTGGACACCTGAGTG AGGAGGACAGCATGCTCAAGAGACCAGGCCCTCAGGAAGAGGAGGTGCCCCAACAGGAAGTGTTATG A